In Uranotaenia lowii strain MFRU-FL chromosome 2, ASM2978415v1, whole genome shotgun sequence, one genomic interval encodes:
- the LOC129747213 gene encoding endocuticle structural glycoprotein SgAbd-1-like produces MMIEVFAIIAAATVVFGAPQQNPSDSTPVPIVSQSSNLSPDGSFSYAYESGNGIKVQDEGEIKVIQVPKEDGTGTEQASVAVQHGSYSYQSPDGTPIQVQWTADENGFHAQGDHLPVGPVA; encoded by the coding sequence ATGATGATTGAAGTGTTTGCCATTATTGCTGCGGCAACTGTCGTATTTGGAGCTCCTCAACAAAATCCTTCGGACAGCACGCCGGTGCCGATAGTGTCCCAAAGCTCGAACCTTTCCCCGGACGGTTCCTTCAGCTATGCCTACGAATCAGGCAATGGAATTAAGGTGCAGGATGAGGGAGAAATCAAAGTGATTCAGGTGCCAAAGGAAGATGGAACCGGAACTGAACAGGCCTCGGTAGCTGTCCAGCATGGAAGTTACTCGTATCAATCTCCCGATGGAACTCCGATCCAGGTTCAGTGGACTGCCGACGAGAATGGATTCCACGCTCAAGGAGATCATTTACCGGTGGGACCAGTAGCTTAA
- the LOC129747214 gene encoding endocuticle structural glycoprotein ABD-4-like produces MSHLVVLFILVCCLMSILAAPQLDTIPIVSKNFEAQSDGSFLYAYESGNGIKIQNKGDIKMVQVPKADGSGTETARALVQTGSFSYPAPDGTIIQLSYTADESGFHPEGAHLPALFVDA; encoded by the coding sequence atgagtCATCTCGTTGTCCTATTCATCCTCGTCTGCTGTTTGATGTCCATTTTAGCTGCTCCCCAATTAGATACCATCCCGATCGTGAGCAAGAATTTTGAGGCCCAGTCCGACGGAAGCTTTCTGTACGCATACGAAAGTGGCAACGGaatcaaaatccaaaacaaGGGAGACATCAAGATGGTTCAAGTACCGAAGGCCGATGGTTCGGGAACGGAAACAGCCCGAGCTCTGGTGCAAACCGGAAGTTTCTCCTATCCGGCCCCGGATGGGACAATAATTCAACTGTCCTACACGGCCGACGAAAGTGGTTTCCATCCAGAGGGAGCTCATCTGCCAGCTTTGTTCGTTGATGCGTAG